One stretch of Armigeres subalbatus isolate Guangzhou_Male chromosome 2, GZ_Asu_2, whole genome shotgun sequence DNA includes these proteins:
- the LOC134214130 gene encoding peptidyl-alpha-hydroxyglycine alpha-amidating lyase 1, translating to MFTQSQEKPLQHLWMIYVLVQILTIAWVANGLPQLQQQQGLNASGTEDHRQHDFEYEYVQDWPKLDRKLGSVSAVAFDSQGNLVVFHRGPTVWNATSFDRRNRYNYIDVGQIDENTLLTFNHESGDLLSEWGANFFYMPHGLTIDKSDNYWVTDVAMHQVFKFDLTVSRIKPVLTLGQRFEPGTGPSNFCKPTSVAVLENGDFFVADGYCNGRFMKFSSEGQLILTWGKNSFELTRTFSMPPGSVPENFFAIPHALTYAEDKGLVCVADREQGRVQCFHAQNGTFHSMYSSGKIGSRLFSVQYLPIQGGLFYIINGPQFTTSQPVLGFIMSMNNSEIVGRFYPDNPHHVFSNPHDLAISADGAEIYVAELLPTKVHKFKRKGTPARLAAISEPTEQHGMPPEPFDDGNQYASGLTIVSIVASLIGTGCLIMCVLRTMWFKPSGGSGRRQRFSTVGENIALQRMDRQDGGEL from the exons atgtttaCACAAAGCCAGGAAAAACCGCTCCAACATCTGTGGATGATTTACGTTCTGGTCCAAATACTAACTATCGCCTGGGTGGCAAATGGGCTACCACAGCTTCAACAACAACAG GGGCTGAATGCTAGCGGAACTGAGGACCACCGGCAACACGATTTTG AATACGAATACGTGCAGGACTGGCCCAAATTGGACAGGAAGCTCGGTTCAGTGTCAGCCGTAGCCTTCGATTCCCAGGGAAACTTGGTCGTCTTTCATCGAGGTCCAACAGTATGGAATGCGACGTCATTTGATCGGCGAAATCGCTATAATTATATCGATGTTGGGCAGATTGATGAGAACACTCTGTTGACATTCAACCATGAAAGCGGCGATCTGCTAAGCGAATGGGGTGCTAATTT CTTCTACATGCCTCACGGGCTCACAATCGACAAGAGCGACAACTACTGGGTGACGGATGTAGCGATGCATCAGGTTTTCAAATTCGATTTGACGGTGTCTCGAATCAAACCGGTTCTTACGCTTGGCCAACGCTTTGAGCCGGGAACCGGTCCGTCAAATTTTTGCAAACCCACCTCGGTGGCAGTGCTAGAGAATGGAGACTTTTTCGTagccgatggctactgcaatgGGCGCTTCATGAAGTTTTCCTCTGAAGGTCAATTGATTCTTACCTGGGGAAAGAACTCGTTCGAGCTAACGCGAACTTTCTCCATGCCACCTGGGTCTGTTCCGGAGAACTTCTTTGCAATACCTCACGCACTAACCTACGCCGAAGACAAGGGTCTCGTTTGTGTGGCCGATCGCGAACAAGGCCGGGTTCAGTGCTTCCATGCACAAAATGGAACATTCCATTCAATGTACAGCAGCGGCAAGATCGGAAGTCGCTTGTTCAGCGTCCAGTACCTTCCGATCCAAGGTGGACTATTCTACATAATAAATGGTCCGCAATTCACGACCTCACAACCCGTTCTGGGATTCATCATGTCAATGAATAACAGCGAAATTGTGGGGCGATTCTATCCAGACAATCCACATCATGTGTTCAGCAATCCACATGATCTCGCCATCAGCGCTGATGGAGCCGAGATCTACGTAGCTGAATTACTACCGACTAAGGTTCACAAGTTTAAACGAAAAGGAACACCAGCGCGACTAGCGGCAATCTCCGAACCCACTGAACAGCACGGGATGCCACCGGAACCGTTTGACGATGGTAACCAGTACGCCAGTGGGTTGACAATCGTGTCTATAGTGGCCAGCTTGATTGGAACCGGATGTCTAATTATGTGCGTATTGCGTACGATGTGGTTTAAACCGTCCGGTGGAAGCGGCAGGCGTCAACGGTTTTCCACCGTTGGAGAGAACATTGCACTGCAACGCATGGATCGGCAAGATGGAGGAGAGTTGTAG